A window from Vigna angularis cultivar LongXiaoDou No.4 chromosome 7, ASM1680809v1, whole genome shotgun sequence encodes these proteins:
- the LOC108320260 gene encoding putative UPF0481 protein At3g02645 has translation MKLEESIRACYHRYLNFNGETLMWMVAIDASFLLEFLQVYTIQDETMMIPGISSRMSHLMDYAGRKIAHNAILKDIVMLENQIPLFVLRKMLEFKFSSTELADDMLLSMLIGLFKQLSPFKVIEKDCSEINVSECAHLLDFLYSMVVPKLDEQSDVVQFEDHQHKDNEDSEESFLNYAKKFLCEVWSFLSKLATTLVNLIKKFPNCRTIKVITWLPWTIISNLPGVGLIKQPVEYLFFTEEKEARTAENGNLSSDNDSNKPPLMEEIAIPSVTELSKAGVCFMATNGDI, from the coding sequence ATGAAGTTAGAAGAGAGCATAAGAGCATGCTACCACAGGTACTTAAACTTTAATGGCGAAACATTGATGTGGATGGTGGCTATCGATGCCTCCTTTTTGCTTGAGTTTCTTCAAGTGTATACCATTCAAGATGAAACAATGATGATTCCAGGAATTTCATCAAGAATGTCTCATTTGATGGATTATGCTGGCAGGAAAATTGCTCATAATGCAATCTTGAAGGACATAGTAATGCTTGAAAACCAAATTCCACTGTTTGTGTTGAGAAAGATGTTGGAGTTCAAATTCTCATCGACAGAATTAGCAGATGACATGTTGCTTTCCATGTTGATAGGATTGTTTAAACAACTTTCTCCTTTTAAGGTGATAGAGAAGGATTGTTCAGAGATCAATGTCTCCGAGTGTGCACATTTGCTAGATTTTTTGTATTCTATGGTTGTGCCTAAATTGGATGAACAATCAGATGTTGTCCAGTTTGAGGATCATCAGCACAAAGATAATGAAGACAGCGAAGAATCATTCTTGAACTATGCCAAGAAATTTCTATGTGAGGTTTGGAGCTTTCTTTCCAAATTGGCCACAACTTTAGTAAACTTAATTAAGAAATTCCCAAACTGTAGAACCATCAAAGTTATCACTTGGTTGCCTTGGACTATAATTTCTAACCTTCCTGGAGTAGGACTTATAAAGCAACCTGTTGAATACTTATTTTTCACCgaagaaaaagaagcaagaaCTGCAGAAAATGGGAATTTAAGCTCAGATAATGACAGCAACAAACCACCCTTGATGGAGGAAATTGCTATTCCTTCCGTCACGGAACTCTCAAAGGCTGGGGTTTGTTTCATGGCCACCAATGGAGACATATGA
- the LOC108320258 gene encoding pentatricopeptide repeat-containing protein At3g02330, mitochondrial-like, producing MNPVKKLTFSHIFHKCSNLKAQNPGKQAHAQMIVTGFVPNIYVANCLIQFYCKGSNVGYAFNVFDRMPERDVISWNTMIFGYAGVGNMGFAQSLFDTMPERDVVSWNSLLSCYLHNGANRKSIEIFVKMRSLKITHDYASFAVVLKACLGIEDYGLGLQVHCLAIQMGFVKDVVTGSALVDMYSKFKKLDDAFKVFREMPVRNLVCWNAVIAGHVQNERFIEGLKLFKDLLKVGMGVSQSTYASVFRSCAGLSALKLGTQMHGHALKTDFGYDCIVGTATLDMYSKCGRMSDAWKVFNMLPNPPRQSYNAIIVGYARKEQGFKALEIFQFLQRTYLGFDDISLSGALTACSMIKGHLEGIQLHGLAVKCGLEINICVANTILDMYGKCGALMEACLIFDDMERRDAVSWNAIIAAHEQNKEIEKTLSLFVSMQRSAMEPDDFTYGSVVKACAGQQALNNGMEIHGRIIKSGMGLDCFVGNALVDMYSKCGMLTEAEKIHDRLEEQTTVSWNSIISGFSSQKQSENAQIYFSQMLEKGVIPDNFTYATVLDICANMATVELGKQIHAQILKLQLHSDVYIASTLVDMYSKCGNMRDSRLMFEKAPKRDFVTWSAMICAYAYHGLGEEAIKLFEEMQLLNVKPNHTVFISVLRACAHMGYVDRGLHYFQEMLSHYGLDPHMEHYSCMVDLLGRSGQVNEALKLIESMPFEADDVIWRTLLSNCKMQGNIEVAEKAANYLLQLDPQDSSAYVLLSNVYANAGMWSEVAKIRSVMKNCKLKKEPGCSWIEIRDEVHTFLVGDKAHPRSEVIYEQIHLLVDEMKWAGYVPDIEFLLDEEVEEQDPYEGPKATICSMR from the coding sequence ATGAACCCCGTCAAGAAATTAACATTTTCCCATATTTTCCACAAAtgttccaatcttaaagctcaAAATCCTGGCAAGCAAGCCCATGCCCAGATGATTGTAACTGGTTTTGTGCCCAACATATATGTTGCCAACTGCTTAATTCAATTCTATTGTAAAGGTTCCAATGTGGGATATGCATTCAATGTGTTTGACAGAATGCCTGAAAGGGACGTAATCTCTTGGAATACTATGATATTTGGATATGCTGGAGTAGGGAATATGGGATTTGCACAGTCTTTGTTTGACACAATGCCCGAAAGAGATGTGGTTTCGTGGAATTCTTTGCTCTCTTGTTATTTACATAATGGTGCTAATCGAAAGTCAATTGAAATATTTGTCAAGATGAGATCACTGAAAATCACACATGACTATGCTTCATTTGCTGTTGTTTTAAAAGCTTGTTTAGGTATTGAAGACTATGGTTTAGGGCTTCAGGTGCACTGCCTTGCAATTCAGATGGGTTTTGTGAAAGATGTGGTGACAGGTAGTGCTCTAGTAGATATGTACTCAAAATTTAAGAAACTGGATGATGCTTTTAAGGTTTTCCGTGAAATGCCAGTGAGAAATTTGGTGTGCTGGAATGCTGTAATTGCGGGCCATGTTCAGAACGAGCGGTTTATTGAAGGACTAAAATTGTTTAAGGATTTGCTGAAAGTAGGTATGGGGGTGAGTCAATCAACCTATGCTAGTGTATTCAGATCATGTGCGGGATTATCTGCATTGAAATTGGGTACACAGATGCATGGTCACGCTTTAAAGACTGATTTTGGATATGACTGTATAGTTGGAACTGCCACATTGGACATGTACTCAAAATGTGGCAGAATGTCTGATGCCTGGAAGGTATTTAACATGTTGCCTAATCCTCCTCGGCAATCTTATAATGCCATTATTGTTGGATATGCTCGGAAAGAACAAGGTTTTAAGGCTTTAgagatttttcaatttttacagAGGACTTACTTAGGCTTTGACGACATTAGTTTGTCTGGTGCTTTGACTGCTTGTTCAATGATCAAAGGCCATTTGGAGGGAATCCAGCTACATGGATTAGCGGTCAAATGTGGTTTAGAGATTAATATTTGTGTTGCGAATACAATTTTAGACATGTATGGCAAGTGTGGAGCTCTAATGGAAGCTTGTTTAATATTTGACGACATGGAGAGAAGGGATGCTGTGTCTTGGAATGCAATCATTGCGGCTCATGAgcaaaataaagaaatagagaaaacaCTTTCACTCTTTGTTTCAATGCAGCGATCAGCAATGGAACCTGATGATTTTACTTACGGTAGTGTTGTAAAGGCATGTGCCGGTCAGCAAGCTTTAAACAATGGTATGGAGATCCATGGAAGAATTATTAAGTCTGGTATGGGGTTAGACTGTTTTGTTGGCAATGCGCTTGTTGATATGTATAGCAAGTGTGGAATGCTAACGGAGGCAGAAAAGATCCACGACAGACTGGAAGAGCAGACAACTGTTTCCTGGAATTCAATCATCTCAGGATTCTCATCACAAAAGCAAAGTGAAAATGCTCAGATATATTTTTCTCAGATGCTGGAAAAGGGTGTAATACCCGACAACTTTACATATGCTACAGTTCTTGATATCTGTGCTAATATGGCCACCGTAGAACTTGGAAAACAGATTCATGCTCAGATTTTAAAGTTACAGTTGCATTCAGATGTGTACATTGCCAGCACACTTGTAGATATGTATTCAAAGTGTGGAAATATGCGGGATTCCAGGCTAATGTTTGAGAAAGCACCAAAGCGGGATTTTGTCACTTGGAGTGCCATGATCTGTGCATATGCATACCATGGTCTTGGAGAAGAAGCCATTAAATTATTCGAGGAGATGCAGCTTTTGAATGTGAAACCAAATCATACAGTTTTTATTTCAGTCCTCAGAGCTTGTGCACATATGGGTTATGTGGACAGAGGGTTACACTACTTTCAGGAAATGCTAAGTCACTATGGTTTAGATCCCCATATGGAACACTATTCGTGTATGGTAGATCTATTAGGGAGGTCAGGCCAAGTAAATGAAGCTTTAAAACTTATTGAAAGCATGCCTTTTGAGGCTGATGATGTAATATGGAGAACTTTGCTCAGTAATTGCAAGATGCAAGGGAATATAGAAGTTGCAGAAAAAGCAGCAAATTATTTATTGCAGTTAGACCCTCAAGATTCTTCAGCGTATGTTCTTTTATCTAATGTATATGCTAACGCAGGGATGTGGAGTGAAGTTGCAAAAATAAGAAGTGTAATGAAGAACTGCAAGTTAAAGAAGGAGCCGGGCTGTAGCTGGATTGAAATAAGAGATGAGGTACACACATTTCTTGTTGGAGACAAAGCACATCCAAGATCTGAAGTGATATATGAGCAAATTCATTTGCTTGTGGACGAGATGAAGTGGGCTGGTTATGTTCCAGATATTGAGTTCTTACTTGATGAGGAGGTGGAAGAACAGGATCCTTATGAGGGGCCCAAAGCTACCATTTGTAGTATGAGATAA
- the LOC108337286 gene encoding rust resistance kinase Lr10, translating into MMASVLLLQRDSVLMKLSLMLILIRSGSAHNECDEENLSCGPNQPLIRFPFQLVKEMKEPCSYPRLCLSCTEKNETMLMLPTTKLQVKNIYYEEKEISLTDPEYCFFNKFTQIINFFQSYQFESVHRHLSFFNCTSAGHRHLRYRDDSVGISYSQDLVSCPIFISDSLDSVLELDLTSCTKMFDILSPIGSTYRSPLYWKWFKPNCSECEAKGKRCKWKTNNDTEGDIECFECTRKRIHVSKSLIFATTGSIFLGLVVTAVFKSIVYFREKQEDQARVDKFLEDYRAEKPARFTYADLKRITNGFREMLGEGAHGAVFRGKLSSEIPVAVKILNNTEGEGNEFINEVGIMGKIHHINVVRLLGFCAEGLHRALVYNFFPNGSLQSFIFPPEDKDHFLGWEKLQHIALGIAKGIEYLHQGCNHPIIHFDINPHNVLLDDNFTPKISDFGLAKLCSKNPSLVSMTAARGTLGYIAPEVFSRNFGNVSYKSDIYSYGMLLLEMVGGRKNVDMSSPEDFHVLYPDWIHNLVDGDVHIHVEDEDDFKIAKKLAIIGLWCIQWQPGNRPSIKSVIHMLETQEENQIAVPPNPFHSATSTTVKGPISTRRPLHLEVIEE; encoded by the exons ATGATGGCAAGTGTGTTACTCCTCCAACGTGATTCTGTATTGATGAAGCTATCGTTAATGCTTATTCTTATCAGAAGTGGCAGCGCTCACAACGAGTGCGATGAGGAAAATTTGTCTTGCGGGCCGAACCAACCCCTTATCAGATTTCCCTTCCAACTCGTAAAGGAGATGAAGGAGCCATGCAGTTATCCCCGTCTTTGTCTTTCTTGTACTGAAAAAAATGAGACCATGCTTATGCTTCCAACGACCAAACTCCAAGTCAAAAACATATACTACGAAGAAAAGGAAATTTCCTTAACTGACCCGGAATACTGCTTTTTCAACAAGTTTAcgcaaataatcaatttttttcagAGTTACCAATTTGAATCAGTACATCGTCACTTGAGCTTCTTCAATTGTACTTCAGCTGGCCATCGACACCTCCGCTACAGGGATGACTCTGTTGGTATCTCATATTCCCAAGATTTGGTCTCCTGTCCAATTTTCATTTCTGATTCTTTAGACAGTGTCCTCGAATTAGATCTAACATCCTGTACCAAGATGTTCGACATCCTTTCGCCAATCGGTTCCACCTACAGGTCTCCCTTGTATTGGAAATGGTTCAAACCAAATTGTTCCGAGTGCGAAGCTAAAGGCAAGAGATGTAAATGGAAGACCAACAACGACACAGAAGGAGACATCGAATGCTTTGAATGCACACGAAAAAGAATTCACGTTTCTAAATCTCTTATTTTTGCTACTACAG GTTCGATCTTTTTGGGGCTGGTGGTCACTGCTGTCTTTAAGAGCATTGTCTATTTTAGGGAAAAACAAGAAGATCAAGCAAGAGTGGACAAGTTTTTAGAGGACTACAGGGCAGAAAAGCCTGCAAGATTCACCTACGCTGACCTTAAAAGAATCACCAATGGCTTTAGGGAAATGTTAGGAGAAGGAGCTCATGGGGCTGTGTTCAGAGGAAAACTTTCCAGTGAGATACCCGTGGCTGTGAAGATCCTCAACAATACAGAGGGAGAAGGGAATGAGTTCATCAATGAAGTGGGAATTATGGGCAAAATCCATCACATCAACGTGGTGCGCTTGCTTGGCTTCTGTGCAGAAGGACTCCATCGTGCTCTTGTCTACAATTTCTTTCCAAACGGTTCTTTACAAAGCTTCATTTTTCCTCCAGAAGACAAGGACCATTTCCTTGGCTGGGAGAAGCTTCAACACATTGCTCTTGGTATAGCTAAAGGGATTGAGTATCTTCATCAAGGTTGCAATCATCCCATTATTCACTTTGACATCAATCCTCACAACGTGTTACTTGATGACAACTTCACTCCAAAAATATCTGATTTTGGCTTGGCCAAATTGTGTTCCAAGAATCCCAGTTTGGTGTCCATGACAGCTGCAAGGGGAACCTTGGGATACATTGCACCTGAAGTCTTCTCTAGAAACTTTGGAAACGTATCTTACAAGTCTGATATTTACAGTTATGGAATGTTGTTGTTAGAAATGGTTGGTGGGAGGAAGAATGTGGACATGTCTTCTCCAGAAGATTTCCATGTTCTGTACCCTGATTGGATCCATAACCTGGTTGATGGAGATGTGCATATCCATGTTGAGGATGAAGATGATTTTAAGATTGCAAAGAAACTGGCAATTATTGGGCTTTGGTGCATTCAGTGGCAGCCAGGGAACCGTCCATCCATAAAATCTGTGATACACATGCTAGAAACTCAAGAGGAAAACCAGATTGCCGTGCCTCCTAATCCATTTCACTCGGCAACTTCCACTACAGTTAAGGGACCCATTTCGACAAGACGACCTTTGCATTTGGAAGTGATTGAAGAATGA